From Hippoglossus stenolepis isolate QCI-W04-F060 chromosome 4, HSTE1.2, whole genome shotgun sequence, a single genomic window includes:
- the LOC118106324 gene encoding zinc transporter 1 — protein MRTLHWCMLGVAILLLGIEVIMSQLCKSIITLVDAFHTFFILMHMVLHPQTAPSSVDSLASPQASSSETPSPPLPAESSTESLHGACGSSNASAQPNHEAAPQFNSNQPCSPTISPPALDCSVSFADSRFQPVGDFLSSLLLALLSISYSLKILSFTIDPHPAQNLQLVVVVAALSLLYKILVLSVNWVKLQEERAGATRHPEAESQFEVNHKVLAAEESKGLAVPGRVLDDVVKVQSAADDSLCNGALVLCNPGASSVPEADSQTPQPEVHLHAAAPLDSESGSADLKACKVESLSKDITEMSKDNNSVGHLDVPVWKSSHPSESSAPSSQRPLCRLSPLLVVRGLFSPLLALIDSVLVLLLTPQCLHGSGACGLLPYLDPVLSLLAVGILIATAMPQVHRYGLLLLQAPPPHLCVSDLGERIAGVHGVQAVHDLHVWQLNESFTVASVHVRCHAGFPAHRCADLMLAVTKVLQSVGVSCCTVQPEFASCSAGGEGSAPSLPPPPPCSLACGKACSKNMCCSLLEEETSSALAPPAGGTKEEPQTLVIENTFNSY, from the exons ATGAGGACACTCCActggtgcatgctgggagttgCCATCCTGCTGCTGGGGATCGAGGTCATCATGAGTCAGCTGTGCAAGTCCATCATCACCCTGGTGGACGCTTTCCACACGTTCTTTATCCTCATGCACATGGTTCTTCATCCTCAAactgctccctcctctgtggACTCCCTGGCGTCTCCACAGgcctcctcctcagaaacaccTTCTCCCCCCCTGCCTGCAGAATCATCCACTGAATCTCTACATGGCGCCTGTGGGTCATCCAATGCCAGTGCTCAGCCTAACCATGAAGCAGCTCCCCAGTTTAACTCCAATCAACCCTGCTCGCCCACaatctctcctccagctctcgaCTGCAGCGTCTCCTTCGCCGACAGCAGGTTCCAGCCTGTGGGGGATTTCCTGTCCAGTCTCCTCCTGGCTTTACTGAGTATCTCATACTCACTGAAAATCCTCAGTTTTACCATTGATCCACACCCAGCGCAGAACCTCCAGCTGGTTGTGGTGGTCGCAGCTCTCAGTCTGCTCTATAAGATCCTGGTGCTCAGTGTGAACTGGGTTAAACTGCAGGAGGAGCGGGCCGGAGCCACCAGGCACCCAGAGGCCGAATCTCAATTTGAAGTGAACCACAAAG TCTTGGCTGCAGAAGAATCCAAAGGCCTGGCTGTGCCGGGGCGAGTCCTGGATGATGTTGTCAAAGTCCAGTCTGCTGCGGACGACTCGCTCTGCAATGGGGCGCTTGTCCTCTGTAACCCAGGAGCCTCCAGCGTCCCTGAAGCAGACTCTCAAACCCCACAGCCAGAAGTCCACCTGcatgcagcagctccactggacAGTGAGAGTGGTTCTGCAGATCTGAAGGCTTGCAAGGTTGAGAGTCTTTCAAAAGACATCACAGAGATGTCTAAAGACAATAACAGCGTGGGACATCTTG atGTTCCAGTCTGGAAGTCTTCACATCCCAGTGAGAGCTCCGCACCGAGCAGCCAGCGGCCGCTCTGCCGGCTGTCGCCCCTCCTGGTCGTTCGGggccttttctctcccctcctggCTCTGATCGACAgcgtgctggtgctgctgctcacCCCACAGTGCCTGCACGGCTCCGGAGCCTGCGGCCTCCTGCCTTACCTGGATCCTGTTCTCTCCCTGCTGGCTGTGGGCATTCTGATCGCCACAGCCATGCCCCAG GTGCACAGGTACgggctgttgctgctgcaggcCCCACCTCCACACCTTTGTGTGTCTGATCTTGGAGAAAGGATTGCAGGCGTCCACGGAGTGCAGGCTGTGCACGACCTCCACGTCTGGCAGTTAAACGAATCCTTCACAGTGGCCTCTGTCCACGTGCGGTGCCATGCCGGGTTTCCAGCGCACAG GTGTGCTGATCTGATGTTGGCCGTCACCAAGGTGCTGCAGAGTGTGGGAGTGAGCTGCTGCACGGTGCAGCCTGAGTTTGCTTCATGCTCTGCAGGAGGTGAAGGGAGCGCCCCCTCCCTGCCTCCGCCCCCTCCCTGCAGCCTGGCCTGTGGAAAGGCCTGTTCTAAGAACATGTGCTGCTCTCTCCTGGAAGAGGAGACCAGCAGTGCGCTGGCGCCACCAGCTGGAGGAACGAAGGAAGAGCCTCAGACACTCGTCATAGAGAACACCTTCAACTCGTATTAG